The sequence GTTTTTTACCTGATGTTTATGTTGAATGTGAAACGTGTCAAGGAAAACGATTCAATAGAGAAACATTAGAAATTAGATATAAAGGAAAATCAATATCAGATGTATTAAGCATGACAGTCGATGAAGCAGTCGATTTTTTTGAAATGATACCGAAAATATACCGAAAAGTAAAAACCATTCAAGATGTTGGTTTAGGATATATTACACTTGGACAACAAAGCACAACACTTTCGGGTGGAGAAGCACAACGTGTTAAACTTGCGACAGAGCTTTCTAAAAAAGATACTGGAAATACTTTCTATATTTTAGACGAACCAACAACAGGTTTACATTTTGAAGACATACGTGTTTTAATGGATGTAATCAACATTTTGGTCGATAAAGGAAATACCGTTTTAATCATAGAACACAATTTAGATGTTGTAAAACTAGCGGATTACATAATAGATATTGGATATGAAGGTGGAAAAGGTGGCGGACAACTTGTTGCCAAAGGAACGCCTGAAGAAATTATCAAAAACAAGAAAAGTTATACCGCTCAATTTTTGAAAAAAGAATTAAATAAATCATAATGAAAAACGTACTCTTTCTTTTTATACTATTAAACTTTTCTATAGGTTTCTCGCAAACTGAAAGCCCTGAAAAAATAGTTCAAATACAACTTGAAGCCTATAACAATAGAAATATAGACGCTTTTCTTGCTACTTATGATGACAACATCAAAATATATGATTTCCCTAATACATTAAGTTACGAAGGGAAAGAAAAAATGAGAAAAATATACTCTTCTCTATTTAAAGAAGTCCCTAATTTA is a genomic window of Flavobacterium jumunjinense containing:
- a CDS encoding nuclear transport factor 2 family protein; the encoded protein is MKNVLFLFILLNFSIGFSQTESPEKIVQIQLEAYNNRNIDAFLATYDDNIKIYDFPNTLSYEGKEKMRKIYSSLFKEVPNLLCEIKKRIIIGNKVIDEEYVRVNNEFVSAVAIYEVKNNKIIKVTFIH